One genomic segment of Helianthus annuus cultivar XRQ/B chromosome 14, HanXRQr2.0-SUNRISE, whole genome shotgun sequence includes these proteins:
- the LOC110905064 gene encoding ATP-dependent Clp protease ATP-binding subunit CLPT1, chloroplastic, producing the protein MAAQSLSVLSISPSSSSCRCRNSCNSSFRPSSFTTSITSFTGLNLSIQPLIRTSGRYASSIVATVASTPTTPAPEKATPESSAKWSFRFIKSFAMGELEARKLKYNTTGTEALLMGILVEGTSLAAKLLRESGVTLFKVREETVKLLGKSDMYIFSPEHPPLTEAAQKAMDWAINEKLKSGETGEVTTSHLLLGIWGQKESAGHKIMAMLGFDDDKAKELAKSMDTEIILSFKKGL; encoded by the exons atggCTGCCCAATCTCTATCAGTACTCTCCATCTCACCTTCATCTTCCAGTTGCCGGTGCCGGAATTCATGCAATTCTTCGTTTCGTCCGTCCAGTTTTACCACTTCAATTACTTCTTTCACTGGATTAAATCTCTCAATTCAACCGTTGATTCGAACTTCCGGTAGATATGCCTCCTCCATTGTCGCAACGGTTGCTTCTACTCCTACAACTCC GGCGCCAGAGAAGGCAACACCTGAAAGTTCAGCCAA ATGGTCGTTTAGATTCATAAAGTCGTTTGCGATGGGTGAATTGGAAGCTAGGAAGTTGAAGTATAATACCACTGGGACTGAAGCCCTGTTGATGGGCATATTGGTTGAGG GAACTAGTTTGGCTGCAAAGTTACTAAGAGAAAGCGGTGTAACACTTTTCAAAGTGAGAGAAGAAACCGTAAAGTTACTTGGAAAATCAGACATGTATATTTTCAGCCCTGAGCATCCCCCGTTGACTGAAGCAGCTCAGAAGGCCATGGATTGGGCAATCAATGAGAAACTAAAATCAG GGGAAACCGGAGAAGTGACGACATCCCATTTGCTTCTGGGAATTTGGGGACAGAAGGAATCGGCTGGTCATAAAATAATGGCAATGCTTGGTTTTGATGATGATAAAGCTAAAGAGCTTGCCAAATCT ATGGACACGGAAATCATTTTGAGCTTCAAGAAGGGACTTTAA